One genomic window of Paenisporosarcina antarctica includes the following:
- a CDS encoding phenylacetate--CoA ligase family protein, which yields MYNPEIESASRTQMQEWQLNGLKSTVKKVYENVDFYKKKFDELGIKPEDIQTFDDITKLPFTIKKDFRDTYPYGLFAEPLENINRIHGSSGTSGKPTIVGYTKNDLKNWGIIVARAIVAAGGKKSDVFHNAYGYGLFTGGLGLHQGAEELGVITVPISGGNTDRQITLINDLKPRGICGTPSYILSIVEKMEDMGIDPRETNLDYGIFGAEVWSEEMRSTLEKKLNIKAVDIYGLSEIMGPGVAVECHEEQNGLHIAEDHFYVEVIDKDTLQPVEDGESGELVFTSLQKEALPIIRYRTGDIASINREQCKCGRTTTRMSRIKGRTDDMIIIRGVNVFPSEMERVLLQVRGLVPVYQIHLIRKGAMDGIELHVECETILFDEVGKDLKHDTITLLKRTIQHQMKSTCLITIDIVVNPPKTIPRSEGKAIRLVDKRKQSPLGV from the coding sequence ATGTATAATCCGGAAATTGAATCAGCATCACGCACTCAAATGCAAGAATGGCAGTTGAATGGACTAAAGTCAACAGTAAAAAAGGTATATGAAAATGTAGATTTTTATAAAAAAAAGTTTGATGAGCTTGGAATTAAACCCGAGGATATTCAAACTTTTGACGATATTACTAAACTTCCATTTACGATAAAGAAAGATTTTCGTGATACGTATCCTTACGGACTATTTGCAGAACCATTGGAAAATATTAATCGAATTCACGGTTCATCAGGAACAAGCGGAAAACCGACAATCGTTGGTTACACCAAAAACGATTTAAAGAATTGGGGAATTATAGTTGCAAGAGCAATTGTTGCAGCGGGTGGCAAAAAGTCAGATGTCTTTCATAACGCATACGGGTACGGATTATTTACTGGTGGTCTAGGACTTCACCAAGGAGCAGAAGAACTTGGTGTTATTACCGTTCCAATTTCTGGTGGAAATACTGATCGACAAATTACACTAATTAACGACTTGAAGCCCCGAGGTATTTGTGGAACTCCTTCTTACATTCTAAGCATTGTTGAAAAGATGGAAGATATGGGAATTGACCCACGGGAGACTAATCTTGATTACGGTATTTTCGGAGCGGAAGTATGGTCAGAAGAAATGCGTTCTACTCTTGAAAAAAAACTGAATATTAAAGCAGTTGATATTTATGGGTTAAGTGAAATTATGGGACCTGGTGTAGCAGTTGAGTGTCATGAAGAACAGAACGGACTTCATATAGCAGAAGATCATTTCTATGTAGAAGTAATTGATAAGGATACACTTCAGCCTGTTGAGGATGGAGAAAGTGGAGAACTTGTCTTTACTAGTCTTCAAAAGGAAGCGCTACCAATTATCCGCTATCGTACTGGAGATATAGCGTCTATCAACCGGGAGCAATGTAAATGTGGAAGAACGACTACCAGAATGTCACGTATCAAAGGCAGGACTGATGACATGATTATTATTCGAGGTGTGAATGTTTTTCCATCTGAAATGGAAAGAGTACTTCTCCAAGTAAGGGGACTCGTACCAGTTTATCAAATCCATTTAATACGGAAAGGGGCAATGGATGGTATAGAGCTACATGTAGAGTGTGAAACGATTCTTTTCGATGAAGTTGGCAAAGATTTAAAACACGATACAATCACTCTGTTAAAAAGAACTATTCAACACCAAATGAAATCGACTTGCTTAATTACGATTGATATTGTTGTGAACCCGCCGAAAACTATTCCACGTTCGGAAGGAAAGGCAATCCGACTTGTCGATAAACGGAAACAAAGCCCATTGGGGGTATAA
- a CDS encoding ArsR/SmtB family transcription factor, producing the protein MNHELGQFKSDFFKALAHPLRIKILELLAEGDKNVNEIQTIVGSEGSAVSQQLTILRAKNIVVGTKEGNRVVYSLRDPMIAELLQVARQIFNNHLVDTITMLDKFNTADIEK; encoded by the coding sequence ATGAATCATGAACTTGGTCAATTTAAATCCGACTTTTTTAAAGCCCTCGCACATCCTCTTAGAATTAAAATTCTTGAGCTATTGGCCGAAGGAGATAAGAACGTAAATGAGATTCAAACAATTGTTGGTAGTGAAGGATCGGCTGTCTCACAACAATTAACCATCTTAAGAGCTAAAAATATAGTGGTTGGGACCAAAGAGGGAAATCGGGTGGTCTATTCTTTAAGAGATCCTATGATTGCTGAATTGCTTCAAGTAGCTCGACAAATTTTTAATAACCATCTGGTTGATACAATCACGATGTTAGATAAATTTAATACTGCTGATATAGAAAAATAA